A window of Theropithecus gelada isolate Dixy chromosome 14, Tgel_1.0, whole genome shotgun sequence contains these coding sequences:
- the POLD4 gene encoding DNA polymerase delta subunit 4 isoform X2, whose amino-acid sequence MGRKRLITDSYPVVKRREGPAGHSKGELAPELGEEPQPRDEEEAELELLRQFDLAWQYGPCTGENPPSPTEVPLPASPVTHTSLKSPKRLRDSDPQALSPLNTHILQLRLYPTPNKAPESSSYPGRDHTAAALVSGQADGLGASPRGVGGAEDPPRRPPLPMQPLASLSPMRHHV is encoded by the exons ATGGGCCGGAAGCGGCTCATCACTGATTCCTACCCGGTTgtgaagaggagggaggggcccGCTGGGCACAGCAAGGGGGAGCTGGCACCCGAGCTAG GGGAGGAGCCCCAGCCCCGCGACGAGGAGGAAGCGGAGCTGGAGCTGCTGAGGCAGTTTGACCTGGCCTGGCAGTACGGGCCCTGCACCGGTGAGAACCCACCCAGCCCCACGGAGGTGCCTCTCCCAGCCAGTCCCGTCACCCACACGTCTCTGAAGTCACCCAAGCGCTTGCGTGACTCTGACCCTCAGGCACTGTCTCCCCTGAACACACACATTCTCCAGCTCAGACTCTACCCCACCCCCAACAAGGCTCCAGAGTCTTCTTCCTACCCTGGCAGGGATCACACGGCTGCAGCGCTGGTGTCGGGCCAAGCAGATGGGCTTGGAGCCTCCCCCAGAGGTGTGGGAGGTGCTGAAGACCCACCCCGGAGACCCCCGCTTCCAATGCAG CCTCTGGCATCTCTATCCCCTATGAGGCACCACGTATGA
- the CLCF1 gene encoding cardiotrophin-like cytokine factor 1 isoform X2, giving the protein MLACLCTVLWHLPAVPALNRTGDPGPGPSIQKTYDLTRYLEHQLRSLAGTYLNYLGPPFNEPDFNPPRLGAETLPRATVNLEVWQSLNDKLRLTQNYEAYSHLLCYLRGLNRQAATAELRRSLAHFCTSLQGLLGSIAGVMAALGYPLPQPLPGTEPTWTPGPAHSDFLQKMDDFWLLKELQTWLWRSAKDFNRLKKKMQPPAAAVTLHLGAHGF; this is encoded by the exons ATGTTAGCGTGCCTGTGCACGGTGCTCTGGCACCTCCCTGCAGTGCCAGCTCTCAATCGCACAGGGGACCCAGGGCCTGGCCCCTCCATCCAGAAAACCTATGACCTCACCCGCTACCTGGAGCACCAACTCCGCAGCTTGGCTGGGACCTAT CTGAACTACCTGGGCCCTCCTTTCAACGAGCCTGACTTCAACCCTCCCCGCCTGGGGGCAGAGACTCTGCCCAGGGCCACTGTTAACTTGGAGGTGTGGCAAAGCCTCAATGACAAACTGCGGCTGACCCAAAACTATGAGGCTTACAGTCACCTTCTGTGTTACTTGCGTGGCCTCAACCGTCAGGCTGCCACTGCTGAGCTGCGCCGCAGCCTGGCCCACTTCTGCACCAGCCTCCAGGGCCTGCTGGGCAGCATTGCAGGCGTCATGGCAGCTCTGGGCTACCCACTGCCCCAGCCGCTGCCTGGGACTGAACCCACTTGGACTCCTGGCCCTGCCCACAGTGACTTCCTCCAAAAGATGGATGACTTCTGGCTGCTGAAGGAGCTGCAGACCTGGCTGTGGCGCTCGGCCAAGGACTTCAACCGGCTCAAGAAGAAGATGCAGCCTCCAGCAGCTGCAGTCACCCTGCACCTGGGGGCTCACGGCTTCTGA
- the POLD4 gene encoding DNA polymerase delta subunit 4 isoform X1 codes for MGRKRLITDSYPVVKRREGPAGHSKGELAPELGEEPQPRDEEEAELELLRQFDLAWQYGPCTGENPPSPTEVPLPASPVTHTSLKSPKRLRDSDPQALSPLNTHILQLRLYPTPNKAPESSSYPGRDHTAAALVSGQADGLGASPRGVGGAEDPPRRPPLPMQVRDRPGGLSGEPGPSPGTVTLLS; via the exons ATGGGCCGGAAGCGGCTCATCACTGATTCCTACCCGGTTgtgaagaggagggaggggcccGCTGGGCACAGCAAGGGGGAGCTGGCACCCGAGCTAG GGGAGGAGCCCCAGCCCCGCGACGAGGAGGAAGCGGAGCTGGAGCTGCTGAGGCAGTTTGACCTGGCCTGGCAGTACGGGCCCTGCACCGGTGAGAACCCACCCAGCCCCACGGAGGTGCCTCTCCCAGCCAGTCCCGTCACCCACACGTCTCTGAAGTCACCCAAGCGCTTGCGTGACTCTGACCCTCAGGCACTGTCTCCCCTGAACACACACATTCTCCAGCTCAGACTCTACCCCACCCCCAACAAGGCTCCAGAGTCTTCTTCCTACCCTGGCAGGGATCACACGGCTGCAGCGCTGGTGTCGGGCCAAGCAGATGGGCTTGGAGCCTCCCCCAGAGGTGTGGGAGGTGCTGAAGACCCACCCCGGAGACCCCCGCTTCCAATGCAGGTCAGAGACAGGCCGGGAGGGCTTTCAGGGGAGCCAGGGCCTTCTCCAGGCACCGTCACCCTGCTGTCCTGA
- the POLD4 gene encoding DNA polymerase delta subunit 4 isoform X3, giving the protein MGRKRLITDSYPVVKRREGPAGHSKGELAPELGEEPQPRDEEEAELELLRQFDLAWQYGPCTASGISIPYEAPRMTSCPWPSCSSPKNLRTEARAHCSCSAQPRCGGTLGRQNLEVSEAQLLHLTSRLPEPPWKSLCS; this is encoded by the exons ATGGGCCGGAAGCGGCTCATCACTGATTCCTACCCGGTTgtgaagaggagggaggggcccGCTGGGCACAGCAAGGGGGAGCTGGCACCCGAGCTAG GGGAGGAGCCCCAGCCCCGCGACGAGGAGGAAGCGGAGCTGGAGCTGCTGAGGCAGTTTGACCTGGCCTGGCAGTACGGGCCCTGCACCG CCTCTGGCATCTCTATCCCCTATGAGGCACCACGTATGACCTCCTGCCCTTGGCCATCTTGCTCATCACCCAAGAATCTCAGGACAGAAGCAAGAGCCCATTGCTCCTGCTCAGCTCAGCCCCGCTGCGGAGGAACCCTTGGCAGGCAGAACCTGGAGGTGTCAGAGGCTCAACTCCTCCATCTAACCAGCAGGCTCCCAGAGCCCCCCTGGAAGAGCCTGTGCAGCTGA
- the POLD4 gene encoding DNA polymerase delta subunit 4 isoform X5 has translation MGRKRLITDSYPVVKRREGPAGHSKGELAPELGEEPQPRDEEEAELELLRQFDLAWQYGPCTGITRLQRWCRAKQMGLEPPPEVWEVLKTHPGDPRFQCSLWHLYPL, from the exons ATGGGCCGGAAGCGGCTCATCACTGATTCCTACCCGGTTgtgaagaggagggaggggcccGCTGGGCACAGCAAGGGGGAGCTGGCACCCGAGCTAG GGGAGGAGCCCCAGCCCCGCGACGAGGAGGAAGCGGAGCTGGAGCTGCTGAGGCAGTTTGACCTGGCCTGGCAGTACGGGCCCTGCACCG GGATCACACGGCTGCAGCGCTGGTGTCGGGCCAAGCAGATGGGCTTGGAGCCTCCCCCAGAGGTGTGGGAGGTGCTGAAGACCCACCCCGGAGACCCCCGCTTCCAATGCAG CCTCTGGCATCTCTATCCCCTATGA
- the CLCF1 gene encoding cardiotrophin-like cytokine factor 1 isoform X1, translated as MDLRAGDSWGMLACLCTVLWHLPAVPALNRTGDPGPGPSIQKTYDLTRYLEHQLRSLAGTYLNYLGPPFNEPDFNPPRLGAETLPRATVNLEVWQSLNDKLRLTQNYEAYSHLLCYLRGLNRQAATAELRRSLAHFCTSLQGLLGSIAGVMAALGYPLPQPLPGTEPTWTPGPAHSDFLQKMDDFWLLKELQTWLWRSAKDFNRLKKKMQPPAAAVTLHLGAHGF; from the exons atGGACCTCCGAGCAG GGGACTCGTGGGGGATGTTAGCGTGCCTGTGCACGGTGCTCTGGCACCTCCCTGCAGTGCCAGCTCTCAATCGCACAGGGGACCCAGGGCCTGGCCCCTCCATCCAGAAAACCTATGACCTCACCCGCTACCTGGAGCACCAACTCCGCAGCTTGGCTGGGACCTAT CTGAACTACCTGGGCCCTCCTTTCAACGAGCCTGACTTCAACCCTCCCCGCCTGGGGGCAGAGACTCTGCCCAGGGCCACTGTTAACTTGGAGGTGTGGCAAAGCCTCAATGACAAACTGCGGCTGACCCAAAACTATGAGGCTTACAGTCACCTTCTGTGTTACTTGCGTGGCCTCAACCGTCAGGCTGCCACTGCTGAGCTGCGCCGCAGCCTGGCCCACTTCTGCACCAGCCTCCAGGGCCTGCTGGGCAGCATTGCAGGCGTCATGGCAGCTCTGGGCTACCCACTGCCCCAGCCGCTGCCTGGGACTGAACCCACTTGGACTCCTGGCCCTGCCCACAGTGACTTCCTCCAAAAGATGGATGACTTCTGGCTGCTGAAGGAGCTGCAGACCTGGCTGTGGCGCTCGGCCAAGGACTTCAACCGGCTCAAGAAGAAGATGCAGCCTCCAGCAGCTGCAGTCACCCTGCACCTGGGGGCTCACGGCTTCTGA
- the POLD4 gene encoding DNA polymerase delta subunit 4 isoform X4 has product MGRKRLITDSYPVVKRREGPAGHSKGELAPELGEEPQPRDEEEAELELLRQFDLAWQYGPCTGITRLQRWCRAKQMGLEPPPEVWEVLKTHPGDPRFQCRSETGREGFQGSQGLLQAPSPCCPDLREKWMEG; this is encoded by the exons ATGGGCCGGAAGCGGCTCATCACTGATTCCTACCCGGTTgtgaagaggagggaggggcccGCTGGGCACAGCAAGGGGGAGCTGGCACCCGAGCTAG GGGAGGAGCCCCAGCCCCGCGACGAGGAGGAAGCGGAGCTGGAGCTGCTGAGGCAGTTTGACCTGGCCTGGCAGTACGGGCCCTGCACCG GGATCACACGGCTGCAGCGCTGGTGTCGGGCCAAGCAGATGGGCTTGGAGCCTCCCCCAGAGGTGTGGGAGGTGCTGAAGACCCACCCCGGAGACCCCCGCTTCCAATGCAGGTCAGAGACAGGCCGGGAGGGCTTTCAGGGGAGCCAGGGCCTTCTCCAGGCACCGTCACCCTGCTGTCCTGACCTGAGGGAGAAATGGATGGAGGGTTGA